The Arachis duranensis cultivar V14167 chromosome 2, aradu.V14167.gnm2.J7QH, whole genome shotgun sequence genome has a window encoding:
- the LOC107472958 gene encoding LOW QUALITY PROTEIN: BAG family molecular chaperone regulator 6 (The sequence of the model RefSeq protein was modified relative to this genomic sequence to represent the inferred CDS: inserted 1 base in 1 codon): protein MIPVCRSMDSTYPYQRNQSPYPPFYYPGFEPNLPQMNMNPPKSPFPYEHPWSHGGCCGHYPNPTNFCCAHNNNFHGYYNYRPQHYHHHHAPFPSPPMYYSGGYQEPFFVPYAPQPHYTMELPRYDYEKHMSGDYHCCGCPNHPCHQKEEQSVKIEEEEADNNAGNKVNHDEALAPIQTRNYPYPYPIVWIPPEYTRTRNKEAKSGSIAEAKGEQDQISHDRKPSSPMNFQEPRIWNGWLPFDMNHTPNKVLEGDGRRNKNLESESNKRVCDDGKGMNNKNQSENQRSEFPFPIFWMPYYNKQEEAGNENNQETHSSPKGIEEAPHTFKSVPVNSKADEVVRNGTMSNPVESIDKSGSDETKDVTNEKIIPVKEVELHQGRNNSNENVKRERIIPVKQIEENVAKKESHAGMEKQSASPRKNGKLPPVCLRVDPLPRKKNGKSSNGSSRSPSPPASKEHSKAVSEAPSEAQSAGVSDKVQLYSDVKSVPNISEEVKPKEQNVPVGEGKSNEKPQPDSSLLTVPDVSKEVQPKEETIQVTENKTNRDKGADENRSIGDTEEKKAQNGAENIMEEASKPNEAKDSSKPTGKGGNERKALSDVDAAILIQAVYRGYQVRRSEPLKKLKQIAEVSKELTNVKAGTHXGENIMRLLLKLDTIQGLHPSFRETRKSLARELTCLQEMLDSVMAKRSQQQTNEFIDEKPVEDISEDLQNEEHVKDQEEEKAAVAREDSSVGIHDDMTGKDRIEFQPPLDPALNVAAEPNVAPNEAVDECNHPSDLSVEFEARSEVGNTPTGIENSDTNALQELPVGVIDEDGADCSSKNEEQNEKAKVDSSGIYGLEELPVGVLDENPAELVKDDGETKLGDVESILELPVGVLDEDNAASEFNKDDGTKFSKRELNHEEEVEAIVELPVGLLDEDTAASESKENDDGTKISKAQQQQHEELEQLEPIVELPVELLDEEETIEFESGKHDTDMEHITELPVGLLDEEEKIKSEPVKCDAPEKVPPAIEEQCSVAAKDTQLEPEQQMEEQEEVQSSEESSDGWVKVECSKDEELKGDAQRDIDIAVEYEEETGNEAELPTMESAKRAAELVSDSYMEEEYKKKLTQLEEQTESEEKLAAQVPSVNNEDTALSKEADQVAEHNGKLKNGDAELLEENEKLRNMMNRLLDAGNEQLKVISDLTERVKDLEKRLARSKKRMRTKRFKPASSLSNISSKNDLLQHRAIDVAM from the exons ATGATACCTGTATGCAGAAGCATGGACTCAACCTACCCATATCAGAGAAACCAAAGTCCATATCCTCCTTTTTACTATCCTGGATTTGAGCCTAATCTCCCTCAAATGAATATGAATCCACCTAAATCACCTTTTCCCTATGAACATCCTTGGAGCCATGGTGGTTGTTGTGGACACTACCCTAACCCAACGAATTTTTGCTGTGCTCACAACAACAATTTCCATGGCTACTATAACTATAGGCCAcaacattatcatcatcatcatgctcCATTTCCATCTCCACCAATGTACTATTCTGGTGGTTATCAGGAACCATTCTTTGTTCCTTATGCACCACAACCACATTACACTATGGAGCTTCCTAGATATGATTATGAGAAGCATATGTCGGGAGACTATCATTGTTGCGGCTGTCCAAATCATCCATGCCATCAGAAGGAAGAGCAGAGTGTGAAGATTGAGGAGGAAGAGGCTGATAATAATGCTGGAAACAAAGTGAATCATGATGAAGCTTTGGCGCCAATTCAGACAAGGAATTATCCTTATCCATATCCAATTGTTTGGATTCCACCGGAGTATACAAGAACAAGAAACAAAGAAGCGAAAAGTGGTTCTATAGCTGAGGCGAAGGGTGAGCAGGATCAGATATCTCATGATAGGAAGCCTTCTAGTCCAATGAATTTTCAGGAACCCAGAATTTGGAATGGATGGTTACCGTTTGATATGAATCACACGCCAAATAAGGTTCTTGAAGGGGATGGAAGAAGAAACAAGAACTTGGAAAGTGAGAGTAATAAAAGGGTCtgtgatgatggaaaaggaatgAACAACAAAAACCAAAGTGAAAACCAGAGATCAGAATTCCCATTTCCTATCTTTTGGATGCCTTACTACAATAAGCAAGAGGAAGCTGGAAACGAAAACAATCAAGAGACCCATTCAAGTCCAAAAGGCATCGAAGAGGCGCCGCATACTTTCAAGTCCGTTCCGGTAAATTCTAAAGCTGATGAAGTTGTTAGAAATGGAACCATGTCAAATCCAGTTGAATCCATAGACAAAAGTGGTTCAGATGAAACAAAGGATGTTACTAATGAAAAGATAATCCCAGTTAAAGAGGTAGAATTGCATCAAGGGAGAAACAATTCAAATGAAAATGTCAAGAGAGAAAGGATTATTCCTGTGAAACAGATTGAGGAGAATGTGGCAAAGAAAGAGTCTCATGCTGGCATGGAAAAACAATCAGCATCTCCACGGAAAAATGGCAAGTTACCTCCTGTTTGTTTGAGGGTTGATCCACTACCGAGGAAGAAGAATGGCAAAAGCAGCAATGGGAGCTCAAGGTCTCCAAGTCCTCCTGCCTCAAAAGAGCATTCAAAAGCAGTAAGCGAAGCACCATCCGAAGCTCAATCAGCTGGTGTGAGTGACAAGGTTCAGCTATATTCTGATGTCAAGAGTGTTCCAAACATCAGTGAAGAAGTTAAGCCGAAAGAGCAAAATGTTCCAGTGGGCGAAGGCAAGAGCAATGAGAAGCCACAGCCAGATTCAAGCCTTCTGACTGTCCCAGATGTCAGCAAGGAAGTTCAACCAAAAGAGGAAACCATTCAGGTGACTGAAAATAAGACCAATAGAGACAAGGGTGCGGATGAGAATCGTTCAATTGGAGATACTGAAGAAAAGAAGGCACAAAATGGAGCAGAGAACATCATGGAAGAAGCTAGTAAGCCGAATGAAGCAAAGGACTCGAGCAAACCAACTGGCAAAGGTGGAAATGAGAGAAAGGCTTTATCAGATGTTGATGCAGCCATTTTAATTCAAGCTGTGTATCGCGGTTACCAAGTGAGGAGATCAGAGCCATTGAAGAAATTGAAGCAGATAGCCGAAGTCAGTAAGGAGTTGACTAATGTCAAAGCAGGAACGC TTGGAGAGAATATAATGAGGCTCTTGCTGAAGTTGGATACTATTCAG GGCTTGCATCCAAGTTTCAGGGAAACAAGAAAATCTCTGGCAAGAGAGCTTACATGCTTGCAAGAAATGCTTGATTCTGTAATGGCCAAGAGATCTCAACAGCAGACGAATGAGTTCATAGACGAGAAGCCTGTTGAAGACATTTCGGAGGATTTACAGAATGAAGAACATGTGAAggatcaagaagaagaaaaagctgcAGTAGCAAGAGAGGATTCTTCTGTGGGAATTCATGATGATATGACGGGAAAAGATAGAATTGAATTTCAGCCACCACTTGATCCGGCATTGAATGTGGCAGCAGAACCTAATGTAGCACCAAATGAAGCAGTTGATGAATGTAACCATCCAAGCGATCTTTCTGTGGAATTTGAAGCAAGATCAGAGGTTGGCAACACTCCCACAGGGATTGAGAATTCAGATACAAATGCTTTGCAAGAATTACCTGTGGGAGTCATAGACGAGGATGGTGCTGACTGTAGTTCcaagaatgaagaacaaaatgaGAAAGCAAAAGTAGATTCATCAGGCATCTATGGACTAGAAGAGTTGCCGGTGGGCGTGCTCGATGAAAATCCAGCTGAACTCGTGAAGGATGATGGGGAAACAAAGCTTGGAGATGTGGAATCTATTCTTGAGCTGCCGGTGGGGGTGCTTGATGAGGATAATGCTGCATCTGAATTCAACAAGGATGATGGAACAAAATTTTCAAAGCGGGAACTGAATCATGAAGAGGAAGTGGAAGCCATTGTGGAACTACCAGTTGGGTTGCTTGATGAGGATACAGCAGCATCTGAATCTAAGGAGAATGATGATGGAACTAAAATTTCCAAggctcaacaacaacaacatgaaGAGTTGGAACAGTTGGAACCTATTGTGGAGCTTCCGGTGGAATTGCTTGATGAAGAAGAAACGATAGAGTTTGAATCTGGGAAGCATGATACAGATATGGAACATATAACGGAGCTTCCTGTAGGGTTgcttgatgaagaagaaaaaataaagtccGAACCTGTGAAGTGTGATGCCCCTGAAAAAGTTCCACCTGCCATAGAAGAGCAATGTAGTGTTGCTGCTAAAGACACTCAACTGGAGCCTGAACAGCAGATGGAAGAGCAGGAAGAGGTTCAATCTTCTGAGGAATCATCAGATGGGTGGGTGAAGGTTGAATGCTCGAAAGACGAGGAACTTAAAGGTGATGCACAGCGAGATATAGATATAGCAGTCGAATATGAAGAGGAAACGGGAAATGAAGCTGAATTGCCAACCATGGAGTCTGCGAAAAGGGCTGCAGAACTTGTTAGTGACTCGTACATGGAAGAGGAGTACAAAAAGAAGTTAACACAGCTTGAGGAACAAACTGAGAGTGAAGAGAAGCTTGCTGCACAAGTACCCAGCGTTAACAATGAAGACACAGCATTATCAAAAGAGGCAGATCAGGTTGCTGAACATAATGGAAAACTCAAGAATGGTGATGCTGAATTATTGGAAGAAAATGAGAAGCTGAGAAATATGATGAACAGGTTGCTTGATGCCGGGAATGAACAATTGAAAGTGATATCAGATTTGACAGAAAGGGTTAAGGATTTGGAGAAGAGATTGGCAAGGAGCAAGAAGAGAATGAGGACTAAGAGGTTCAAACCAGCGTCATCATTGTCCAACATTAGTTCAAAAAATGATCTATTACAACATAGAGCTATTGATGTTGCaatgtaa
- the LOC107472957 gene encoding protein WHAT'S THIS FACTOR 1 homolog, chloroplastic, which produces MLKPPINLSAKKLIGASILFHRWMTTSKRVQDRSKQKRVNDLEVVTEKWKILSKILFLIELLKQQPEMIIPVRSLENYRKQINLPKPHRISDFIRKTPKLFELYKDHKGVLWCGLTERAEELLEEEQRVLEQHSDKAAEHVTRLLMMSVDKRLPLEKIAHFRRDFGLPMDFRANWVHQYPQHFRVVKFFDGIHQVECLELVNWNPNWSITELEKVTGVTESTTTNLHIPGMLSLPFPLKFPSNYKRVYRYSEKIQDFQKRAYLSPYADARGLKAGSLEFDKRAVAVMHEILSFTIEKRLVTDHLTHFRWEMVMPQKLMRILLKHIGIFYVSERGKRFSVFLNEAYEGAELIEKCPLVLWREKVLKLVGYRGRKKKFETLSDMSDVESDIGLMQSDSEVEDLDVQLEQHGSLDYEDPLLVDNSEMNVEEIACEYRNFKNS; this is translated from the coding sequence ATGCTGAAACCTCCGATAAACCTCTCAGCGAAGAAGCTCATCGGAGCTTCAATTCTTTTCCATCGATGGATGACGACCAGCAAGAGGGTTCAAGACAGGAGTAAGCAGAAGAGGGTTAACGATCTTGAGGTTGTAACCGAGAAGTGGAAGATACTCTCCAAAATCCTCTTCTTAATCGAGCTTCTGAAGCAACAGCCTGAGATGATTATCCCTGTTAGATCCCTTGAAAACTACCGTAAGCAGATCAATCTCCCAAAGCCACATAGAATCTCCGATTTCATTCGAAAGACGCCAAAGCTCTTTGAACTCTACAAGGATCACAAGGGGGTGCTGTGGTGTGGCTTGACGGAGAGAGCTGAGGAATTGTTGGAGGAAGAACAGAGGGTTCTTGAGCAGCATTCCGATAAGGCTGCGGAACATGTTACGAGGTTGCTGATGATGTCAGTGGATAAGCGTCTCCCGTTAGAGAAGATTGCTCATTTCAGAAGAGATTTTGGGTTGCCTATGGATTTTAGGGCTAATTGGGTGCACCAATATCCGCAGCATTTTAGGGTTGTGAAATTCTTCGATggcattcatcaagttgagtgCTTGGAGCTTGTGAATTGGAATCCTAATTGGTCAATAACGGAATTAGAGAAGGTTACAGGTGTAACTGAATCCACTACTACCAATTTGCATATCCCTGGTATGCTGTCACTTCCATTCCCTTTGAAATTTCCTTCAAATTATAAAAGGGTGTATCGTTATAGTGAAAAGATTCAAGATTTTCAAAAGAGGGCTTATTTGTCTCCTTATGCTGATGCAAGAGGTCTCAAGGCTGGTTCTCTTGAATTTGATAAGAGGGCTGTTGCTGTTATGCATGAGATTCTTAGTTTCACCATTGAAAAGAGATTGGTCACTGATCACCTCACTCACTTTCGTTGGGAGATGGTGATGCCTCAGAAGCTCATGAGGATTCTTCTGAAGCACATTGGCATCTTCTATGTCTCGGAGCGGGGGAAGAGGTTTAGTGTGTTCTTGAATGAAGCATATGAAGGTGCGGAGCTGATTGAGAAATGCCCCTTGGTCCTATGGAGGGAAAAAGTCTTAAAGCTTGTTGGTTATAgagggaggaagaagaagtttGAGACACTCAGTGACATGTCAGATGTAGAAAGCGATATTGGCTTGATGCAGAGTGATTCTGAAGTAGAGGACTTGGACGTGCAGCTTGAGCAGCATGGTTCCTTGGATTATGAGGATCCTTTACTTGTGGACAATTCTGAGATGAATGTTGAAGAGATTGCTTGTGAATATCGAAATTTTAAGAATTCTTGA